In the genome of Nocardia sp. NBC_00416, one region contains:
- a CDS encoding sulfite exporter TauE/SafE family protein, with amino-acid sequence MIKLLIFTLVGLGAQIVDGTLGMAFGVTATTLLVLSGTSAAHASAAVHFAEVATTLASGASHWKFGNIDWKVVLRLGVPGGVGAFLGATVLSRISTEAAAPVTAGILLAIGVFLVVRFSSRPPVEFKASEKTAHSAKFLTPLGLFGGFIDASGGGGWGPVTTSTLLTTGRSAPRTVIGSVSASEFIVSAAASVGFLLGLGSDFFDNLLIIAGLALGGVIAAPVAAWLVSRVTPGVLGTGVGGLLVLTNARTLFKYFDIEGAPRTIGYVVIAVVAVALTVFAWRKSRVAAAEAAAEPADSTVADAAETATEPARSDAADEGSADTVQVPAG; translated from the coding sequence ATGATCAAGTTACTGATTTTCACCCTCGTGGGTCTCGGCGCACAGATCGTCGACGGCACGCTCGGTATGGCCTTCGGCGTCACCGCCACCACCCTGCTCGTCCTCAGCGGTACCAGCGCCGCGCACGCTAGTGCCGCCGTCCACTTCGCGGAGGTCGCCACCACGCTGGCGTCCGGGGCGTCGCACTGGAAGTTCGGGAACATCGACTGGAAGGTGGTGCTCCGGCTCGGTGTGCCCGGCGGTGTCGGCGCCTTCCTCGGCGCGACGGTGCTGTCCCGGATCTCCACCGAAGCGGCCGCACCGGTCACCGCCGGAATCCTGCTCGCGATCGGTGTCTTCCTGGTGGTCCGGTTCTCGTCACGGCCGCCGGTGGAATTCAAAGCCTCGGAGAAGACCGCGCACTCCGCGAAATTCCTGACCCCGCTCGGGCTGTTCGGCGGCTTCATCGACGCCAGCGGTGGCGGCGGCTGGGGCCCCGTCACCACCAGCACTCTGCTGACCACCGGGCGGAGCGCGCCGCGCACGGTGATCGGCTCGGTGAGCGCCTCGGAGTTCATCGTCTCGGCGGCGGCCAGCGTCGGCTTCCTGCTCGGGCTCGGCTCGGACTTCTTCGACAACCTGCTGATCATCGCGGGACTGGCGCTCGGCGGCGTGATCGCCGCTCCCGTTGCCGCGTGGCTGGTGAGCCGGGTGACCCCCGGGGTGCTCGGCACCGGCGTCGGCGGCCTGCTCGTGCTCACCAACGCCCGCACGCTGTTCAAATACTTCGATATCGAGGGCGCGCCCCGGACGATCGGCTATGTGGTGATCGCGGTGGTAGCGGTCGCGCTGACCGTGTTCGCCTGGCGCAAATCCCGGGTGGCCGCCGCTGAAGCCGCGGCGGAACCCGCCGACAGCACGGTGGCGGACGCCGCCGAAACCGCCACCGAACCCGCGCGGTCCGACGCCGCCGACGAGGGTTCGGCGGATACGGTGCAGGTACCGGCCGGATAG
- a CDS encoding VOC family protein, with protein sequence MPTPNMFIVYVADATASARFYSDLFDMSPKFESPRFITFDLGGGVDLALWSGHAEQQSPADARTSEVCLNVPGGPAAIDQRFDEWVGRGVKVVLEPHDAVFGRTFLVADPDGNLIRVAPVD encoded by the coding sequence ATGCCGACCCCGAACATGTTCATCGTGTACGTCGCCGACGCGACCGCCTCGGCCCGTTTCTACTCGGATCTGTTCGATATGTCGCCGAAGTTCGAATCTCCCCGGTTCATCACCTTCGACCTGGGCGGCGGCGTGGACCTGGCACTGTGGAGCGGCCACGCCGAACAGCAGTCCCCGGCCGATGCCCGCACCAGCGAGGTCTGCCTGAACGTGCCCGGCGGCCCGGCGGCGATCGACCAGCGGTTCGACGAGTGGGTGGGCCGGGGTGTGAAGGTGGTCCTGGAACCGCACGACGCCGTGTTCGGACGCACATTCCTGGTCGCCGACCCGGACGGAAATCTGATCCGCGTCGCACCCGTGGACTGA
- a CDS encoding MFS transporter: MTTRLSRAHIWLLALSSMAVALVIAAMAALYTALPEIAADTGATQQQLTWVVDGYTLALACLVLFSGALGDRFGRRIMMVLGLVVFAIASALPLLLDSPDWIIGSRAVAGVGAALVMPSTLSLLTGGFPAERRGVAVGLWAGVVSGGAVLGILGSGLLLQIWSWQAIFLAMTVAGVVLAIAGCTVPESMDDTRPPLDFWGGITASIAVGAIVVGAIEAPVRGWTDPLVLGLFGGGVLAAVGFATVELRVPNPLLDVRLFADRGFGSGAVSVGVQFLVAFGYFLLFVQYMQLIFGYSPLMSAIAMAPMIAPLIGISVVAPRLAERFGLRLPTFIGLACVGSALILVSRIAVDSTYIDVLWPLLILSTGLGLCTAPATAAIINGTPPEKHGVASAVNDASREVGAAIGIAISGSILAVGYADRIAPALPSLPEAARGPVGDSLAAALQVAERAGPAADPLADFAKEAFVHGAQQSALALGILTVVMAFVLGAWAPGRKPASDRSADTDSALMNR; the protein is encoded by the coding sequence ATGACCACGCGCCTGTCCCGGGCCCATATCTGGCTGTTGGCTCTCTCGTCGATGGCGGTCGCGCTGGTCATCGCCGCCATGGCCGCGCTGTACACGGCTCTCCCCGAGATCGCCGCCGATACCGGCGCCACCCAGCAGCAGCTCACCTGGGTGGTCGACGGCTACACCCTGGCCCTGGCCTGCCTGGTCCTGTTCTCCGGAGCTCTGGGCGACCGGTTCGGCCGCCGGATCATGATGGTGCTCGGACTGGTGGTGTTCGCGATCGCGTCCGCGCTGCCGCTGCTGCTGGACTCGCCCGACTGGATCATCGGCTCGCGTGCCGTCGCCGGCGTCGGCGCGGCGCTGGTCATGCCGTCCACGCTCTCTCTGCTGACCGGCGGATTCCCGGCCGAACGACGTGGAGTGGCAGTCGGATTGTGGGCGGGCGTGGTCAGCGGCGGCGCCGTGCTGGGAATCCTCGGATCCGGCCTGCTGCTGCAGATCTGGTCCTGGCAGGCGATCTTCCTGGCGATGACGGTGGCCGGGGTGGTGCTGGCGATCGCGGGCTGCACGGTTCCGGAATCCATGGACGACACCCGGCCGCCGCTGGACTTCTGGGGCGGCATCACGGCCTCCATCGCCGTCGGCGCCATCGTGGTCGGGGCCATCGAGGCGCCGGTGCGCGGCTGGACCGATCCGCTGGTGCTGGGCCTTTTCGGCGGCGGTGTCCTGGCCGCGGTCGGGTTCGCGACGGTCGAGCTGCGGGTGCCGAATCCGCTGCTGGACGTACGGCTGTTCGCCGACCGCGGGTTCGGTAGCGGCGCGGTGAGCGTGGGCGTGCAGTTCCTGGTCGCCTTCGGTTATTTCCTGCTGTTCGTCCAGTACATGCAGCTGATCTTCGGATATTCGCCGCTCATGTCGGCGATCGCGATGGCGCCGATGATCGCACCGCTCATCGGCATCTCGGTCGTCGCCCCGCGGCTGGCCGAACGATTCGGTCTGCGCCTGCCGACTTTCATCGGCCTGGCGTGCGTCGGCAGCGCGTTGATCCTGGTTTCCCGGATCGCGGTGGACAGCACCTATATAGATGTGCTCTGGCCGCTGCTGATCCTGAGCACCGGCCTCGGTCTGTGCACCGCCCCCGCGACCGCCGCGATCATCAACGGCACACCGCCGGAGAAGCACGGGGTGGCGTCCGCGGTGAACGACGCGTCCCGCGAAGTGGGCGCGGCCATCGGCATCGCCATCTCCGGCAGCATTCTGGCCGTGGGCTACGCGGACCGGATCGCGCCCGCGCTGCCCAGCCTCCCCGAAGCCGCCCGGGGCCCGGTCGGCGATTCGCTGGCCGCGGCGCTGCAGGTCGCCGAGCGGGCCGGCCCAGCCGCCGACCCGCTGGCCGATTTCGCCAAGGAAGCCTTCGTGCACGGCGCCCAGCAATCCGCGCTAGCCCTGGGCATCCTGACCGTGGTGATGGCCTTCGTCCTGGGCGCGTGGGCACCCGGCCGCAAACCCGCATCCGATCGGTCTGCCGACACCGATTCCGCGCTGATGAACCGATAG